The following nucleotide sequence is from Streptomyces leeuwenhoekii.
GGTCACCTCGGCGTAGTCGGGGCGGGCGAGCGGCATGTACGCGGTCGGCACCGACAGGCAGCCCTCGTTGCTGTCGTCGAGGCGGCGCCGCTCGGCCGGCAGCTCCACCAGCCTGGGGTTGCACACCACGCCGACGTGGCGGACGCCCTCGTCGTCCGGGCAGTCGTAGACGAAGACCTTCAGGTCCACGCCGATCTGGTTGGCGGCCAGGCCCACGCCCTCGGCGGTGCGCTGGCTGGCGAACATGTCCGCGACGAGCTGCTGGAACTCCTCGCCGAAGTCGGTGACGTCCTTGCACTCCTTGTGCAGCACCGGGTTGCCGACCACCGTGATCGGACGCGAGGTGCCGCGCTCCCGCCAGGCCGCCTCGCGCTCCCCGCAGTCCTCCGTGTCGATGACGTATCCCTCGTCGTCCACGGGGAGAACGCCCGCGCGCTGCTGATCGGTGTCCTGCTGAGCCATGACCGACGTACGCCTTCCTAGAAAACAGGGGGTGATGCTGATACAGGGTACGGCGTCCGCCCCGGCGCTCCGGCGCCCTCGGGGACTCGCTCAGCAGACCTCTTCGAGATCCCGCCAGTCCCGGGAATCCGGGCTGTCCGCCACCCAGCCGTCCAGCAGCCCCCGCACCAGCGCCGCCGGCGCCGCCACCCCGCACTCCCGCTCCGGCACCCACAGTTGTCCGTCGGTGCGGTGGCCGAGCGGCCCGGGATGCCCCGGCTCGCTGTGGTCGTGCGGGTCGAGGTGCTCCCCGTCGCCCTCGTCGGACGGCATCCGGGACTCCGAGCACATCCGGCACAGCAGCCGCACCGAGGACGACCAGTCCTCGGCGGCGA
It contains:
- the def gene encoding peptide deformylase yields the protein MAQQDTDQQRAGVLPVDDEGYVIDTEDCGEREAAWRERGTSRPITVVGNPVLHKECKDVTDFGEEFQQLVADMFASQRTAEGVGLAANQIGVDLKVFVYDCPDDEGVRHVGVVCNPRLVELPAERRRLDDSNEGCLSVPTAYMPLARPDYAEVTGQDEKGNPIKVRGTGYFARCLQHETDHLYGYLYIDRLSKRDRKNALRQMAENEPRYPVVAND